In the Maribacter sp. MJ134 genome, one interval contains:
- a CDS encoding carbon-nitrogen hydrolase family protein, producing MEHILKVALAQIAPVWLNKKATLEKIEATIKEAAKEKAELVVFGEALLPGYPFWLALTEGASWDKKINKELHAHYVRNSVQIEAGELETVQTLAKENNIAIYLGMMERAQNRGGHSIYASLVYIDQQGAIKSVHRKLQPTYDERLTWAPGDGNGLQVHALKQFTVGGLNCWENWMPLPRTALYGQGENLHVAVWPGSEHNTKDITRFIARESRSYVISVSSLMSKTDFPEDTLHLNTILEKAPKILANGGSCIAGPDGEWIVEPVLHEEGLIYHELDFNRVYEERQNFDAVGHYSRPDVTKLTVNRERQSTVEFED from the coding sequence ATGGAACATATATTAAAAGTAGCATTGGCTCAAATTGCTCCGGTTTGGCTTAATAAAAAAGCTACCTTGGAGAAAATAGAGGCCACTATAAAAGAGGCCGCAAAAGAAAAAGCAGAACTCGTAGTCTTCGGGGAAGCCTTGCTACCCGGTTATCCGTTTTGGTTAGCCTTAACAGAGGGCGCATCCTGGGATAAGAAAATAAATAAAGAACTCCATGCACATTATGTTAGAAATTCCGTACAGATAGAGGCGGGAGAATTAGAAACGGTACAAACCCTTGCAAAAGAAAACAATATTGCCATTTATCTAGGGATGATGGAACGTGCTCAAAATCGCGGAGGCCATAGTATCTATGCCTCCTTAGTATATATAGACCAGCAGGGGGCCATAAAATCGGTCCATAGAAAGTTGCAGCCCACTTATGACGAACGACTCACATGGGCGCCGGGTGATGGAAACGGACTACAGGTACACGCACTAAAACAATTTACGGTGGGCGGTTTAAACTGTTGGGAAAACTGGATGCCGCTTCCCAGAACCGCACTTTATGGGCAGGGAGAAAATTTACATGTAGCCGTTTGGCCCGGGAGTGAGCATAATACAAAAGATATTACAAGGTTCATTGCACGGGAGTCTAGAAGTTATGTAATTTCAGTTTCTTCCTTAATGTCTAAAACCGATTTTCCGGAGGACACGCTGCATCTTAATACCATTCTAGAAAAGGCACCTAAAATATTGGCAAACGGAGGTTCGTGTATTGCTGGCCCTGATGGGGAATGGATCGTTGAGCCGGTGTTACATGAAGAAGGATTGATTTATCATGAATTGGATTTTAATCGTGTCTACGAAGAACGGCAGAATTTTGATGCCGTTGGGCATTACTCTAGACCAGATGTCACCAAACTTACCGTAAATCGTGAACGCCAATCTACGGTCGAATTCGAAGATTGA